The proteins below are encoded in one region of bacterium:
- a CDS encoding methyltransferase domain-containing protein, producing the protein MKLKSVVLLIQILLTVSSRAQDDWTKRDQWQNVEGIFRAMNLDSGSVAADIGCQDGYLTLKMAKQAGAAGTIYAVDIDQDALKDLKKNLKKDSVTNVTIIHSTTDNPMLPDGVLDAAVIVNAYHEMTEYVSMLAYIKKALKPGGRLVIVEPITDRLRKATRKEQTETHRIGSAFVKKDLENAGFRIDKIIEPFVQRVSRNDEMWLIVGIKE; encoded by the coding sequence ATGAAATTGAAGTCTGTTGTCCTTCTAATTCAAATACTGTTAACGGTAAGCAGTCGTGCCCAAGATGATTGGACGAAACGCGATCAATGGCAAAACGTTGAGGGAATTTTCCGGGCAATGAATCTTGATTCCGGAAGCGTCGCTGCAGATATCGGATGCCAGGACGGATACCTTACTTTAAAAATGGCAAAACAAGCCGGTGCTGCCGGAACGATTTACGCTGTGGACATTGATCAGGATGCATTAAAAGATTTAAAAAAGAACCTCAAGAAAGACTCCGTCACGAACGTTACCATCATTCACAGCACAACCGACAATCCGATGCTGCCGGATGGCGTATTGGACGCTGCCGTGATCGTCAATGCTTACCATGAAATGACGGAATATGTTTCCATGCTGGCATATATCAAGAAAGCCCTGAAGCCGGGAGGACGTTTGGTGATTGTCGAACCGATTACGGATCGTTTACGAAAAGCCACACGCAAGGAGCAAACTGAAACGCACAGGATTGGCTCAGCCTTTGTAAAAAAAGATCTGGAAAATGCCGGATTCCGAATCGATAAAATAATCGAGCCGTTCGTTCAGCGCGTTTCACGCAACGATGAAATGTGGTTGATAGTGGGGATAAAAGAATAA
- a CDS encoding HD domain-containing protein has product MDLILKAIKFSAEKHKDQRRKDAEASPYINHPIQVAELLWRVGGVRDTVVILGALLHDTIEDTETTPEEIESLFGEDVLDVVLEVTDDKRLPKMERKRLQIEQAPHKSLRARQLKLADKICNVRDITHSPPRDWTLERRLEYFDWTEKVVNGIRGSNVPLEKLYNELLREGRSRLKL; this is encoded by the coding sequence ATTGATTTGATTTTGAAAGCGATCAAATTTTCTGCTGAAAAGCATAAAGATCAGCGACGAAAAGATGCCGAAGCGTCGCCGTATATCAATCATCCTATCCAGGTAGCCGAATTACTGTGGCGCGTAGGGGGCGTACGCGATACCGTCGTCATTCTCGGAGCATTGTTACATGACACGATCGAAGATACGGAGACGACGCCTGAAGAGATCGAATCGCTTTTCGGCGAAGACGTGCTGGACGTAGTTTTGGAAGTGACGGATGACAAAAGACTGCCGAAAATGGAAAGGAAACGGCTGCAGATCGAGCAGGCGCCGCATAAAAGTTTACGGGCCAGGCAACTGAAGTTAGCCGATAAGATATGCAATGTTCGCGACATTACGCATTCTCCTCCGAGAGACTGGACACTCGAAAGGCGCTTGGAATATTTTGATTGGACTGAAAAAGTCGTCAACGGGATTCGTGGAAGTAATGTGCCGTTGGAAAAACTGTATAACGAGTTATTGAGAGAAGGCCGCTCACGGCTCAAGCTATAA